From Pseudopipra pipra isolate bDixPip1 chromosome 13, bDixPip1.hap1, whole genome shotgun sequence, a single genomic window includes:
- the KIAA1210 gene encoding acrosomal protein KIAA1210 homolog isoform X3: MATGPTEVTQSPESGDTVEECTGKKKSKFQTFKNFFSKKKRKEPPPPRGESNLKPCQSSSDVSIAVLNATALHSPKEAGPKGSMGNKALSHDSVFIFESAPGNVAGDVLSQENIPGRVKTLQLQLQQNVRLGSPPLVITGKKLEDAGAVSEDDGLPRSPPEMSTLREVLTDSPNKSSNPVQRHSSLSLGGTDSEDEQTPSGASSRPISPSSPATLGVSISRGSSFLPVDFTTPASPLGCLDTSAARHRIAINPRKQKGFTNKNQQPLQVEQLENEACIPATPEKKENSTELLESDKHKSDWEGLSAQVGQFSKGGSSVETPGVKTPADAARDSCDSTAVAGGSCALLQEDASLPCRDHHHTAATLPLRPEPSPVNLEEHHSAKVFHSSDESADELKEHQQSTGTEVLALPELQQLEGEAVVSPDIPAAHLFSSGAETEGIDILANVSSLNSVDPNIKAQEKGDPLFSGKVETYLDTAENHSNRAVPGSALSTSQVVVADSESCAGVETVAVLEPENSSVIRNKKETCEIMESQSPKGNVEKKPDTAASVSEAGCVLPRGKLEGCFKAETVPVSKGNKQASTSCISEKLSIGCLASSSLAGLKSNIPSDDDSREYQISSTDSHRKTVEGNQSSGENVKTPLKTPSAKPVRFTIAPAWQRSLSGGSNSKEDSYSRSSPTSPIRPEFFEGMTKEHTRFDAVIQEAAKTNSDRFDQDCKDRDLHLNSFMEWADHETQNAENPFGIRLRRTSSLLKYQSESRVEPSKLIPSAVPIASSASTKEDQKLMGTGKPPPGLPVSTKSVVKKPDLLEDKNPPKTRSEEVAKKQNGHKPSEKVTPYLETASSEPAWVSMAKLKQKGFQDHPLAKEHKAEDKALTKVDQEEQGICASENILKKNLPSSLSSQEKKMQMKTNVSAATGKVEPISQEASVIPAVEKEARHSSNLPMTPCSPAEPPWLSLAKKKAKAWSEMPQIVQ, translated from the exons gcCCAAAGGAAGCATGGGAAACAAAGCCTTGTCCCATGACAGTGTCTTCATTTTTGAATCTGCACCAGGAAATGTGGCAGGTGATGTGTTGTCTCAGGAAAACATACCTGGAAGAGTGAAAACTTTGCAG cttcagctgcagcagAATGTCAGACTTGGATCACCTCCTCTTGTTATAACTGGAAAGAAACTGGAAGATGCAGGTGCTGTTTCTGAGGATGATGGTTTACCTAGAAGCCCTCCTGAAATGTCAACCCTTCGTGAAGTTCTGACAGATTCGCCAAACAAG TCCTCCAACCCTGTTCAGCGTCATAGCTCTTTGAGTTTAGGCGGCACAGACAGTGAAGATGAACAG ACACCTTCTGGAGCTTCCTCCAGGCCCATCAGTCCTTCCTCCCCTGCCACTCTGGGGGTCTCCATCTCACGAGGCAGCAGCTTCCTTCCTGTTGACTTCACCACCCCTGCCAGTCCCCTCGGCTGCCTGGACACCTCAGCAGCCAGGCACAGGATTGCCATAAACCCTCGGAAACAGAAAGGCTTTACCAACAAGAATCAGCAACCCCTCCAG GTGGAACAGCTGGAAAATGAAGCATGTATTCCTGCAACTCCAGAAAAGAAGGAGAATTCAACAGAATTACTTGAGAGTGACAAACATAAAAGTGATTGGGAAG GATTATCAGCCCAGGTGGGACAATTTTCAAAGGGAGGCAGTTCTGTGGAGACACCGGGTGTAAAAACTCCCGCTGATGCTGCCCGTGACTCTTGTGATTCCACAGCTGTGGCAGGTGGCTCCTGTGCTTTGCTGCAGGAGGATGCAAGCCTTCCCTGCAGGGACCATCACCATACAGCAGCCACACTCCCTCTGAGACCCGAGCCTTCTCCAGTGAACCTGGAGGAACACCACAGTGCAAAAGTGTTTCACTCTTCAGATGAGTCTGCTGATGAATTGAAAGAACACCAGCAAAGTACTGGGACTGAAGTACTTGCActtccagagctgcagcaacTCGAAGGAGAAGCTGTTGTGTCTCCAGACATACCAGCAGCTCACTTGTTCAGCAGTGGTGCGGAAACAGAGGGCATAGATATATTGGCAAATGTGTCCTCACTAAATTCTGTGGACCCAAACATTAAAGCCCAGGAAAAGGGGGATCCACTGTTTAGTGGCAAAGTAGAAACCTACTTGGATACTGCTGAGAACCATTCCAACCGTGCCGTCCCAGGTTCTGCACTAAGCACTTCACAGGTTGTGGTAGCTGATTCAGAGTCTTGTGCTGGTGTTGAGACAGTGGCTGTTTTGGAGCCTGAAAACAGTTCAGTaataagaaataagaaagaaactTGTGAAATTATGGAATCTCAGTCACCCAAAGGcaatgtagaaaaaaaaccagacactGCTGCATCTGTCTCGGAAGCAGGTTGCGTGCTACCTCGCGGTAAATTGGAAGGATGTTTTAAAGCAGAAACTGTTCCTGTTTCAAAGGGTAACAAACAAGCCAGCACATCCTGCATTTCTGAAAAACTTTCCATTGGGTGTCTTGCCTCTTCGAGTTTGGCTGGCTTGAAGAGTAATATACCTTCTGATGATGACAGTAGGGAGTACCAGATAAGCAGTACAGATTCTCACAGAAAAACAGTGGAAGGCAATCAGTCTTCAGGTGAAAATGTGAAAACTCCACTGAAGACTCCTTCTGCTAAACCAGTCCGATTTACCATTGCACCAGCATGGCAAAGATCTCTCTCAGGGGGTTCAAATTCAAAGGAAGATTCCTATTCCAGAAGTTCCCCAACATCCCCTATAAGACCAGAGTTCTTTGAGGGAATGACAAAAGAGCACACACGTTTTGATGCAGTCATCCAGGAAGCAGCAAAAACCAATTCAGATAGATTTGATCAAGACTGTAAGGACAGAGATCTGCATTTGAATTCTTTTATGGAGTGGGCTGACCATGAAACTCAAAATGCTGAGAACCCATTTGGGATCAGACTAAGGAGAACATCTTCTTTACTGAAATACCAGAGTGAAAGCCGTGTAGAGCCTTCAAAGCTGATCCCCTCAGCTGTTCCCATTGCTTCTTCTGCTTCAACCAAGGAGGATCAGAAATTGATGGGAACTGGGAAGCCACCTCCAGGCCTTCCTGTCAGCACAAAATCAGTTGTTAAAAAACCTGATCTCCTAGAAGACAAAAATCCCCCCAAGACCAGATCAGAAGAAGTGGCAAAGAAGCAAAATGGTCATAAACCTTCAG AAAAAGTCACTCCATATTTGGAAACTGCTTCCTCTGAGCCAGCTTGGGTCTCCATGGCAAAGCTAAAACAAAAGGGTTTCCAGGACCACCCTCTTGCCAAAGAACATAAAGCTGAAGACAAAGCTTTGACCAAAGTGGATCAGGAGGAG CAAGGGATCTGTGCTAGTGAGAACATACTGAAGAAGAATCTGCCTTCCAGCTTGAGCTCTCaggagaagaaaatgcaaatgaagaccAATGTGTCTGCAGCAACAg GTAAAGTTGAACCTATTTCTCAGGAAGCATCTGTGATTCCTGCTGTTGAAAAGGAAGCAAGGCACTCCTCTAACCTGCCAATGACACCCTGCAGTCCTGCTGAACCAccgtggctgtccctggccAAGAAGAAAGCCAAAGCATGGAGTGAAATGCCCCAGATTGTACAATAG
- the KIAA1210 gene encoding acrosomal protein KIAA1210 homolog isoform X6, whose translation MGNKALSHDSVFIFESAPGNVAGDVLSQENIPGRVKTLQLQLQQNVRLGSPPLVITGKKLEDAGAVSEDDGLPRSPPEMSTLREVLTDSPNKSSNPVQRHSSLSLGGTDSEDEQTPSGASSRPISPSSPATLGVSISRGSSFLPVDFTTPASPLGCLDTSAARHRIAINPRKQKGFTNKNQQPLQVEQLENEACIPATPEKKENSTELLESDKHKSDWEGLSAQVGQFSKGGSSVETPGVKTPADAARDSCDSTAVAGGSCALLQEDASLPCRDHHHTAATLPLRPEPSPVNLEEHHSAKVFHSSDESADELKEHQQSTGTEVLALPELQQLEGEAVVSPDIPAAHLFSSGAETEGIDILANVSSLNSVDPNIKAQEKGDPLFSGKVETYLDTAENHSNRAVPGSALSTSQVVVADSESCAGVETVAVLEPENSSVIRNKKETCEIMESQSPKGNVEKKPDTAASVSEAGCVLPRGKLEGCFKAETVPVSKGNKQASTSCISEKLSIGCLASSSLAGLKSNIPSDDDSREYQISSTDSHRKTVEGNQSSGENVKTPLKTPSAKPVRFTIAPAWQRSLSGGSNSKEDSYSRSSPTSPIRPEFFEGMTKEHTRFDAVIQEAAKTNSDRFDQDCKDRDLHLNSFMEWADHETQNAENPFGIRLRRTSSLLKYQSESRVEPSKLIPSAVPIASSASTKEDQKLMGTGKPPPGLPVSTKSVVKKPDLLEDKNPPKTRSEEVAKKQNGHKPSEKVTPYLETASSEPAWVSMAKLKQKGFQDHPLAKEHKAEDKALTKVDQEEQGICASENILKKNLPSSLSSQEKKMQMKTNVSAATGKVEPISQEASVIPAVEKEARHSSNLPMTPCSPAEPPWLSLAKKKAKAWSEMPQIVQ comes from the exons ATGGGAAACAAAGCCTTGTCCCATGACAGTGTCTTCATTTTTGAATCTGCACCAGGAAATGTGGCAGGTGATGTGTTGTCTCAGGAAAACATACCTGGAAGAGTGAAAACTTTGCAG cttcagctgcagcagAATGTCAGACTTGGATCACCTCCTCTTGTTATAACTGGAAAGAAACTGGAAGATGCAGGTGCTGTTTCTGAGGATGATGGTTTACCTAGAAGCCCTCCTGAAATGTCAACCCTTCGTGAAGTTCTGACAGATTCGCCAAACAAG TCCTCCAACCCTGTTCAGCGTCATAGCTCTTTGAGTTTAGGCGGCACAGACAGTGAAGATGAACAG ACACCTTCTGGAGCTTCCTCCAGGCCCATCAGTCCTTCCTCCCCTGCCACTCTGGGGGTCTCCATCTCACGAGGCAGCAGCTTCCTTCCTGTTGACTTCACCACCCCTGCCAGTCCCCTCGGCTGCCTGGACACCTCAGCAGCCAGGCACAGGATTGCCATAAACCCTCGGAAACAGAAAGGCTTTACCAACAAGAATCAGCAACCCCTCCAG GTGGAACAGCTGGAAAATGAAGCATGTATTCCTGCAACTCCAGAAAAGAAGGAGAATTCAACAGAATTACTTGAGAGTGACAAACATAAAAGTGATTGGGAAG GATTATCAGCCCAGGTGGGACAATTTTCAAAGGGAGGCAGTTCTGTGGAGACACCGGGTGTAAAAACTCCCGCTGATGCTGCCCGTGACTCTTGTGATTCCACAGCTGTGGCAGGTGGCTCCTGTGCTTTGCTGCAGGAGGATGCAAGCCTTCCCTGCAGGGACCATCACCATACAGCAGCCACACTCCCTCTGAGACCCGAGCCTTCTCCAGTGAACCTGGAGGAACACCACAGTGCAAAAGTGTTTCACTCTTCAGATGAGTCTGCTGATGAATTGAAAGAACACCAGCAAAGTACTGGGACTGAAGTACTTGCActtccagagctgcagcaacTCGAAGGAGAAGCTGTTGTGTCTCCAGACATACCAGCAGCTCACTTGTTCAGCAGTGGTGCGGAAACAGAGGGCATAGATATATTGGCAAATGTGTCCTCACTAAATTCTGTGGACCCAAACATTAAAGCCCAGGAAAAGGGGGATCCACTGTTTAGTGGCAAAGTAGAAACCTACTTGGATACTGCTGAGAACCATTCCAACCGTGCCGTCCCAGGTTCTGCACTAAGCACTTCACAGGTTGTGGTAGCTGATTCAGAGTCTTGTGCTGGTGTTGAGACAGTGGCTGTTTTGGAGCCTGAAAACAGTTCAGTaataagaaataagaaagaaactTGTGAAATTATGGAATCTCAGTCACCCAAAGGcaatgtagaaaaaaaaccagacactGCTGCATCTGTCTCGGAAGCAGGTTGCGTGCTACCTCGCGGTAAATTGGAAGGATGTTTTAAAGCAGAAACTGTTCCTGTTTCAAAGGGTAACAAACAAGCCAGCACATCCTGCATTTCTGAAAAACTTTCCATTGGGTGTCTTGCCTCTTCGAGTTTGGCTGGCTTGAAGAGTAATATACCTTCTGATGATGACAGTAGGGAGTACCAGATAAGCAGTACAGATTCTCACAGAAAAACAGTGGAAGGCAATCAGTCTTCAGGTGAAAATGTGAAAACTCCACTGAAGACTCCTTCTGCTAAACCAGTCCGATTTACCATTGCACCAGCATGGCAAAGATCTCTCTCAGGGGGTTCAAATTCAAAGGAAGATTCCTATTCCAGAAGTTCCCCAACATCCCCTATAAGACCAGAGTTCTTTGAGGGAATGACAAAAGAGCACACACGTTTTGATGCAGTCATCCAGGAAGCAGCAAAAACCAATTCAGATAGATTTGATCAAGACTGTAAGGACAGAGATCTGCATTTGAATTCTTTTATGGAGTGGGCTGACCATGAAACTCAAAATGCTGAGAACCCATTTGGGATCAGACTAAGGAGAACATCTTCTTTACTGAAATACCAGAGTGAAAGCCGTGTAGAGCCTTCAAAGCTGATCCCCTCAGCTGTTCCCATTGCTTCTTCTGCTTCAACCAAGGAGGATCAGAAATTGATGGGAACTGGGAAGCCACCTCCAGGCCTTCCTGTCAGCACAAAATCAGTTGTTAAAAAACCTGATCTCCTAGAAGACAAAAATCCCCCCAAGACCAGATCAGAAGAAGTGGCAAAGAAGCAAAATGGTCATAAACCTTCAG AAAAAGTCACTCCATATTTGGAAACTGCTTCCTCTGAGCCAGCTTGGGTCTCCATGGCAAAGCTAAAACAAAAGGGTTTCCAGGACCACCCTCTTGCCAAAGAACATAAAGCTGAAGACAAAGCTTTGACCAAAGTGGATCAGGAGGAG CAAGGGATCTGTGCTAGTGAGAACATACTGAAGAAGAATCTGCCTTCCAGCTTGAGCTCTCaggagaagaaaatgcaaatgaagaccAATGTGTCTGCAGCAACAg GTAAAGTTGAACCTATTTCTCAGGAAGCATCTGTGATTCCTGCTGTTGAAAAGGAAGCAAGGCACTCCTCTAACCTGCCAATGACACCCTGCAGTCCTGCTGAACCAccgtggctgtccctggccAAGAAGAAAGCCAAAGCATGGAGTGAAATGCCCCAGATTGTACAATAG
- the KIAA1210 gene encoding acrosomal protein KIAA1210 homolog isoform X5 produces MLQNSDYIMATGPTEVTQSPESGDTVEECTGKKKSKFQTFKNFFSKKKRKEPPPPRGESNLKPCQSSSDVSIAVLNATALHSPKEAGPKGSMGNKALSHDSVFIFESAPGNVAGDVLSQENIPGRVKTLQLQLQQNVRLGSPPLVITGKKLEDAGAVSEDDGLPRSPPEMSTLREVLTDSPNKSSNPVQRHSSLSLGGTDSEDEQTPSGASSRPISPSSPATLGVSISRGSSFLPVDFTTPASPLGCLDTSAARHRIAINPRKQKGFTNKNQQPLQVEQLENEACIPATPEKKENSTELLESDKHKSDWEGLSAQVGQFSKGGSSVETPGVKTPADAARDSCDSTAVAGGSCALLQEDASLPCRDHHHTAATLPLRPEPSPVNLEEHHSAKVFHSSDESADELKEHQQSTGTEVLALPELQQLEGEAVVSPDIPAAHLFSSGAETEGIDILANVSSLNSVDPNIKAQEKGDPLFSGKVETYLDTAENHSNRAVPGSALSTSQVVVADSESCAGVETVAVLEPENSSVIRNKKETCEIMESQSPKGNVEKKPDTAASVSEAGCVLPRGKLEGCFKAETVPVSKGNKQASTSCISEKLSIGCLASSSLAGLKSNIPSDDDSREYQISSTDSHRKTVEGNQSSGENVKTPLKTPSAKPVRFTIAPAWQRSLSGGSNSKEDSYSRSSPTSPIRPEFFEGMTKEHTRFDAVIQEAAKTNSDRFDQDCKDRDLHLNSFMEWADHETQNAENPFGIRLRRTSSLLKYQSESRVEPSKLIPSAVPIASSASTKEDQKLMGTGKPPPGLPVSTKSVVKKPDLLEDKNPPKTRSEEVAKKQNGHKPSEKVTPYLETASSEPAWVSMAKLKQKGFQDHPLAKEHKAEDKALTKVDQEEQGICASENILKKNLPSSLSSQEKKMQMKTNVSAATGKVEPISQEASVIPAVEKEARHSSNLPMTPCSPAEPPWLSLAKKKAKAWSEMPQIVQ; encoded by the exons gcCCAAAGGAAGCATGGGAAACAAAGCCTTGTCCCATGACAGTGTCTTCATTTTTGAATCTGCACCAGGAAATGTGGCAGGTGATGTGTTGTCTCAGGAAAACATACCTGGAAGAGTGAAAACTTTGCAG cttcagctgcagcagAATGTCAGACTTGGATCACCTCCTCTTGTTATAACTGGAAAGAAACTGGAAGATGCAGGTGCTGTTTCTGAGGATGATGGTTTACCTAGAAGCCCTCCTGAAATGTCAACCCTTCGTGAAGTTCTGACAGATTCGCCAAACAAG TCCTCCAACCCTGTTCAGCGTCATAGCTCTTTGAGTTTAGGCGGCACAGACAGTGAAGATGAACAG ACACCTTCTGGAGCTTCCTCCAGGCCCATCAGTCCTTCCTCCCCTGCCACTCTGGGGGTCTCCATCTCACGAGGCAGCAGCTTCCTTCCTGTTGACTTCACCACCCCTGCCAGTCCCCTCGGCTGCCTGGACACCTCAGCAGCCAGGCACAGGATTGCCATAAACCCTCGGAAACAGAAAGGCTTTACCAACAAGAATCAGCAACCCCTCCAG GTGGAACAGCTGGAAAATGAAGCATGTATTCCTGCAACTCCAGAAAAGAAGGAGAATTCAACAGAATTACTTGAGAGTGACAAACATAAAAGTGATTGGGAAG GATTATCAGCCCAGGTGGGACAATTTTCAAAGGGAGGCAGTTCTGTGGAGACACCGGGTGTAAAAACTCCCGCTGATGCTGCCCGTGACTCTTGTGATTCCACAGCTGTGGCAGGTGGCTCCTGTGCTTTGCTGCAGGAGGATGCAAGCCTTCCCTGCAGGGACCATCACCATACAGCAGCCACACTCCCTCTGAGACCCGAGCCTTCTCCAGTGAACCTGGAGGAACACCACAGTGCAAAAGTGTTTCACTCTTCAGATGAGTCTGCTGATGAATTGAAAGAACACCAGCAAAGTACTGGGACTGAAGTACTTGCActtccagagctgcagcaacTCGAAGGAGAAGCTGTTGTGTCTCCAGACATACCAGCAGCTCACTTGTTCAGCAGTGGTGCGGAAACAGAGGGCATAGATATATTGGCAAATGTGTCCTCACTAAATTCTGTGGACCCAAACATTAAAGCCCAGGAAAAGGGGGATCCACTGTTTAGTGGCAAAGTAGAAACCTACTTGGATACTGCTGAGAACCATTCCAACCGTGCCGTCCCAGGTTCTGCACTAAGCACTTCACAGGTTGTGGTAGCTGATTCAGAGTCTTGTGCTGGTGTTGAGACAGTGGCTGTTTTGGAGCCTGAAAACAGTTCAGTaataagaaataagaaagaaactTGTGAAATTATGGAATCTCAGTCACCCAAAGGcaatgtagaaaaaaaaccagacactGCTGCATCTGTCTCGGAAGCAGGTTGCGTGCTACCTCGCGGTAAATTGGAAGGATGTTTTAAAGCAGAAACTGTTCCTGTTTCAAAGGGTAACAAACAAGCCAGCACATCCTGCATTTCTGAAAAACTTTCCATTGGGTGTCTTGCCTCTTCGAGTTTGGCTGGCTTGAAGAGTAATATACCTTCTGATGATGACAGTAGGGAGTACCAGATAAGCAGTACAGATTCTCACAGAAAAACAGTGGAAGGCAATCAGTCTTCAGGTGAAAATGTGAAAACTCCACTGAAGACTCCTTCTGCTAAACCAGTCCGATTTACCATTGCACCAGCATGGCAAAGATCTCTCTCAGGGGGTTCAAATTCAAAGGAAGATTCCTATTCCAGAAGTTCCCCAACATCCCCTATAAGACCAGAGTTCTTTGAGGGAATGACAAAAGAGCACACACGTTTTGATGCAGTCATCCAGGAAGCAGCAAAAACCAATTCAGATAGATTTGATCAAGACTGTAAGGACAGAGATCTGCATTTGAATTCTTTTATGGAGTGGGCTGACCATGAAACTCAAAATGCTGAGAACCCATTTGGGATCAGACTAAGGAGAACATCTTCTTTACTGAAATACCAGAGTGAAAGCCGTGTAGAGCCTTCAAAGCTGATCCCCTCAGCTGTTCCCATTGCTTCTTCTGCTTCAACCAAGGAGGATCAGAAATTGATGGGAACTGGGAAGCCACCTCCAGGCCTTCCTGTCAGCACAAAATCAGTTGTTAAAAAACCTGATCTCCTAGAAGACAAAAATCCCCCCAAGACCAGATCAGAAGAAGTGGCAAAGAAGCAAAATGGTCATAAACCTTCAG AAAAAGTCACTCCATATTTGGAAACTGCTTCCTCTGAGCCAGCTTGGGTCTCCATGGCAAAGCTAAAACAAAAGGGTTTCCAGGACCACCCTCTTGCCAAAGAACATAAAGCTGAAGACAAAGCTTTGACCAAAGTGGATCAGGAGGAG CAAGGGATCTGTGCTAGTGAGAACATACTGAAGAAGAATCTGCCTTCCAGCTTGAGCTCTCaggagaagaaaatgcaaatgaagaccAATGTGTCTGCAGCAACAg GTAAAGTTGAACCTATTTCTCAGGAAGCATCTGTGATTCCTGCTGTTGAAAAGGAAGCAAGGCACTCCTCTAACCTGCCAATGACACCCTGCAGTCCTGCTGAACCAccgtggctgtccctggccAAGAAGAAAGCCAAAGCATGGAGTGAAATGCCCCAGATTGTACAATAG